The following are encoded in a window of Ruminiclostridium herbifermentans genomic DNA:
- the hemW gene encoding radical SAM family heme chaperone HemW gives MSPMTKTGLYIHVPFCSSKCNYCDFNSYAGRIDEAESYFEALKKEIELYYNTMETNLIDTIFIGGGTPSCVNQKYINEVLNLCKIKFNISETCEISIESNPGTLDIEKLTSYRRSGINRISIGLQAYQSNLLKYLGRRHSTDDFIASVELAKKAGFNNINADVIFGIPEQTMEDWAETLKVLVELDITHISAYSLKIEEGTRFGDMLERGELIQVEDELDRNMYHYAIDFLRENGFEQYELSNFAKEGYQCKHNLTYWKCVDYLGLGAGAHSLLEGERFSNKYTIESYIDSIEKGLKPVEERYKLEFSDKVSEYMFLGLRLNQGVNNSEFKKLFGQDMFSIYEESFKELQQKKLIEICGERVSLTPLGLDLANQVFMKFV, from the coding sequence TTGAAGCTTTGAAAAAGGAAATAGAGCTTTACTATAATACAATGGAAACCAATTTAATTGATACAATTTTTATTGGGGGAGGTACTCCTTCTTGTGTCAACCAAAAGTATATTAATGAAGTGCTTAATCTATGCAAAATAAAATTTAATATTTCTGAGACTTGTGAAATAAGTATAGAAAGTAACCCAGGTACCCTTGATATTGAAAAGCTGACTTCATACAGAAGAAGTGGAATCAATAGAATAAGTATTGGGCTTCAGGCTTATCAAAGTAATCTATTGAAGTATTTGGGCAGACGACATTCAACAGATGACTTTATTGCAAGTGTAGAACTGGCGAAAAAGGCAGGTTTTAATAACATTAATGCAGATGTTATATTTGGAATTCCAGAGCAGACAATGGAGGATTGGGCAGAAACACTAAAAGTATTAGTGGAGTTAGATATTACCCATATTTCTGCATATAGCTTGAAAATAGAAGAGGGAACAAGATTTGGTGATATGCTTGAAAGAGGAGAGTTAATTCAGGTAGAAGATGAACTTGATAGGAATATGTATCACTACGCCATTGATTTTTTGAGGGAAAATGGGTTTGAGCAATACGAACTTTCAAATTTTGCAAAGGAAGGCTATCAATGCAAGCATAATTTGACATACTGGAAATGCGTTGATTACTTGGGACTAGGAGCAGGAGCACATTCGCTTTTGGAAGGTGAAAGGTTTTCAAATAAATATACTATAGAAAGCTATATCGATTCTATTGAGAAAGGTTTAAAACCAGTAGAAGAGAGATATAAGTTGGAGTTTTCCGACAAAGTATCTGAATATATGTTTTTAGGATTGCGACTTAATCAAGGTGTAAATAACTCAGAATTTAAAAAGCTATTTGGGCAGGATATGTTTAGCATTTATGAAGAAAGTTTTAAAGAACTTCAGCAAAAAAAGCTAATTGAGATATGTGGTGAAAGAGTAAGTTTGACTCCATTAGGCTTAGATTTAGCAAACCAAGTGTTTATGAAATTTGTATAA
- the rpsT gene encoding 30S ribosomal protein S20, protein MPNIKSAIKRVKVTQTKTLQNSIKKSALKTSIKKCKEAIAAKSDAASDLYKLTTKDIDKAVAKNLLHKNTAARKKSRLAKALNAAK, encoded by the coding sequence TTGCCAAACATTAAATCAGCAATAAAAAGAGTTAAAGTAACTCAGACTAAGACTTTGCAGAACTCAATCAAAAAGTCTGCTCTTAAGACTTCTATTAAGAAATGTAAAGAAGCTATTGCAGCTAAATCAGATGCAGCTTCAGATTTATACAAATTAACTACAAAGGATATAGATAAAGCCGTAGCTAAGAATTTACTTCACAAAAACACTGCTGCGAGAAAGAAATCTAGATTAGCAAAAGCTTTAAATGCAGCAAAATAA
- a CDS encoding methyl-accepting chemotaxis protein produces MYSLLQVMLVALVAAFLAAIIVFGILTYRNRRLIAEKDAFIQKLRMDLKKLNIELYVSSSQVASVSEQLCVNIDENNSFSQQVYAETLEMADLNEKVNDNISNILKEIKNVIVLVEDTKGISAELQSINSFAGSVIKTSRDEIYKIVNTIAEIQDSSNVTIQYMDLLSNSSKEIIKILETVNSISKQTHLLALNASIESSRAGEAGRGFAVVAEEIRKLAVESENAVKEINTLISSIQEEVSSVNKVVEENAIKVEKGVMVSKNIGQNLENINNSFNEVLNMSMKIVSLSESESEYANQIVGEMNAVEKLVATNTTRVEEVTASIFKQKDNIQEIAEMSIRLNEAYQNLTGLFDPTELSNMYLDNEEKEKKIAEMFKVIKELALIPDIQKINKNVHREKMSSLLRQSEFMEAIWSNDAKGRFICSIPEAGIANANVRDWFKKSLKGEDFVSPVYISAISKNPCITISIPIKSEKGEIVGVIGADLKV; encoded by the coding sequence ATGTATAGTTTATTGCAAGTAATGTTAGTAGCTTTAGTTGCAGCTTTTCTAGCAGCCATAATTGTATTTGGAATTTTAACCTATCGTAATAGAAGGTTAATTGCAGAAAAGGATGCTTTTATTCAAAAATTAAGAATGGATTTGAAAAAGCTAAATATTGAGTTATATGTATCTTCTAGTCAGGTGGCTTCGGTTTCAGAGCAATTATGTGTAAATATTGATGAGAATAATAGCTTTTCTCAGCAGGTGTATGCTGAAACACTTGAAATGGCAGATTTGAACGAGAAGGTCAATGACAATATCAGCAACATTTTGAAGGAAATAAAAAATGTTATTGTTCTTGTAGAGGATACAAAAGGTATCTCTGCTGAGCTGCAATCGATTAATTCTTTTGCAGGCTCAGTTATTAAGACAAGCAGGGATGAAATATATAAAATTGTAAATACAATAGCAGAAATACAGGATTCTTCAAATGTGACTATTCAGTATATGGACTTGCTTTCAAATAGCTCAAAAGAAATTATTAAAATTTTAGAGACAGTTAACAGCATTTCAAAACAAACTCACTTATTGGCACTAAATGCGTCTATTGAATCTTCTAGAGCAGGTGAAGCTGGAAGAGGGTTTGCTGTTGTGGCAGAGGAAATCAGGAAACTGGCAGTAGAAAGTGAGAATGCAGTTAAGGAAATTAATACACTAATTAGTAGTATTCAAGAAGAGGTAAGCAGCGTAAATAAAGTAGTAGAGGAAAATGCCATTAAAGTAGAAAAAGGAGTAATGGTTTCTAAGAATATTGGGCAGAATTTAGAAAATATAAATAATTCCTTCAATGAAGTGCTCAATATGTCTATGAAAATCGTTAGCTTATCTGAGAGTGAATCAGAATATGCAAATCAAATAGTTGGAGAAATGAATGCAGTAGAAAAACTAGTAGCTACCAATACTACAAGGGTAGAAGAGGTTACAGCTTCTATATTTAAGCAAAAGGATAATATACAGGAAATTGCAGAAATGAGTATTCGTTTAAATGAGGCTTATCAAAATCTTACGGGACTATTTGATCCTACTGAGTTGTCAAATATGTACTTAGATAATGAAGAAAAGGAAAAGAAAATTGCCGAGATGTTTAAAGTTATCAAGGAATTGGCACTAATTCCTGACATACAGAAAATTAATAAAAATGTACATAGAGAAAAAATGAGCAGTTTATTGAGACAATCTGAATTTATGGAAGCAATTTGGAGTAATGATGCAAAAGGCAGATTTATATGCTCAATACCAGAGGCAGGTATTGCTAATGCAAATGTAAGGGATTGGTTTAAGAAAAGCCTAAAAGGAGAGGATTTTGTTTCACCAGTTTATATATCTGCAATTAGTAAAAATCCATGTATTACAATTTCAATACCCATAAAATCTGAGAAAGGGGAAATTGTTGGAGTAATTGGAGCTGATTTAAAGGTTTAA
- the gpr gene encoding GPR endopeptidase has protein sequence MINSSNRITDLVIEAHEIFINSSEAKEQAQENKTPPGVILENLGDEDVKITRVRITSPTGEAAIGKPMGNYITLEVPRLREDDTQINEKTIDYMSKELISLLQLKDNSTILVIGLGNWNVTPDALGPKVISNLMVTKHLLEYVPEHVDKGVRPVCAVSPGVLGITGIETGEIVKGIVDRVKPDVLIAIDALAARSMERVSTTIQIADTGIAPGGGVGNKRMEISKSTVGMPVIAIGVPTVVDAATLTNDAIDLVIDSMIKEAPEGTDFYNMLKNLDRDQKYSLLKESLNPFVGHLIVTPKEIDDIINRVSKVVANGLNMALHQGISLKDVDNYIN, from the coding sequence ATGATAAACAGTTCAAATAGGATTACAGATTTAGTAATTGAAGCACACGAAATTTTTATAAACAGCAGCGAAGCAAAGGAGCAAGCGCAGGAAAATAAGACTCCGCCAGGTGTAATTCTTGAAAATTTGGGAGATGAAGATGTTAAGATTACTAGAGTCCGTATAACCTCGCCAACAGGTGAAGCTGCAATTGGTAAGCCAATGGGCAATTATATTACACTAGAAGTTCCTCGTTTAAGGGAAGATGATACTCAGATAAATGAAAAGACAATAGATTATATGTCAAAAGAACTTATTTCTTTATTGCAGCTAAAAGATAATTCAACAATTTTGGTTATTGGATTAGGTAACTGGAATGTAACGCCTGATGCACTTGGACCAAAAGTAATTTCAAACCTGATGGTAACAAAGCATCTTTTGGAATATGTGCCTGAGCATGTAGATAAGGGAGTAAGACCTGTATGTGCCGTATCGCCAGGAGTTCTTGGGATAACTGGTATTGAAACTGGAGAAATAGTAAAGGGAATAGTAGATAGAGTAAAGCCTGATGTTTTAATTGCAATTGATGCATTGGCAGCAAGAAGCATGGAACGTGTCAGCACAACAATTCAAATAGCAGATACTGGCATAGCACCAGGTGGCGGTGTGGGCAACAAAAGGATGGAAATAAGTAAGAGCACTGTAGGTATGCCTGTAATTGCTATTGGAGTTCCAACGGTAGTTGACGCTGCTACGTTAACAAATGATGCTATAGATTTGGTTATTGACAGCATGATAAAGGAAGCTCCTGAAGGAACTGATTTTTATAATATGCTGAAGAATTTAGACAGAGACCAAAAATATTCACTTTTAAAAGAATCCTTAAATCCTTTTGTGGGACATTTAATTGTTACGCCGAAGGAAATAGATGATATCATAAACAGAGTATCAAAGGTAGTGGCAAATGGACTTAATATGGCACTGCATCAAGGAATAAGCCTAAAGGATGTTGATAATTATATTAATTAA
- a CDS encoding M50 family metallopeptidase encodes MRQTGRFFIIFIALMVLWNTIFIKPIKLFTVFLHELGHAFMALVTGTNITGLRIYFNESGYVTSLPNDLISSFLIANGGYLGSVLFAICILLLKNTKFKKYIIGVIAIIFLAVTFKFSGIISFTMLYSVIFAAFALVIYMIQNEKLNDWVIEIIGIGSVTYAVYDTFVDTILMQINYQFGLFNLGEMPKTDAVQLAELTHIPAIVWGVVWLAAAIFAIYRTLLRKRNSRSRRRD; translated from the coding sequence ATGAGGCAAACAGGAAGATTTTTTATAATATTTATTGCCCTTATGGTTTTATGGAATACTATTTTTATTAAGCCCATAAAGCTATTTACAGTTTTTTTACATGAACTTGGACATGCCTTTATGGCTTTAGTTACAGGAACTAATATAACAGGCTTAAGAATTTATTTCAATGAGAGCGGATATGTAACTTCTCTGCCAAATGATTTAATATCTTCCTTTCTTATAGCTAATGGCGGATATTTAGGAAGTGTTTTGTTTGCAATTTGTATACTATTACTTAAGAACACTAAATTCAAAAAGTACATAATTGGGGTTATAGCAATTATTTTTCTTGCAGTAACCTTTAAGTTTTCAGGCATTATTTCATTTACAATGCTTTATTCGGTGATATTTGCAGCATTTGCATTAGTTATCTATATGATTCAAAATGAGAAGCTTAACGATTGGGTTATTGAGATTATAGGTATTGGAAGTGTTACATATGCAGTTTATGACACCTTTGTAGATACTATTTTAATGCAGATTAATTATCAGTTTGGATTATTCAATTTGGGTGAAATGCCCAAGACAGATGCTGTACAATTGGCTGAATTAACACATATTCCAGCTATAGTATGGGGTGTTGTTTGGCTGGCGGCAGCTATATTTGCAATATATAGAACTTTACTTAGAAAAAGAAACAGCAGATCAAGGCGAAGGGATTAA
- the ligA gene encoding NAD-dependent DNA ligase LigA has translation MDDKNSKIQLMKEKIEILNKAAKAYYQENTEIMPNIEYDKLYDELLELEKETGIVLSNSPSIHVGYELLSNLPKERHEKAMLSLDKTKEVSTLKEWLGQQKGVLSWKLDGLTIVLTYEEGKLVKAVTRGNGEVGEVITNNVKVFTNIPLNIEYKGNLILRGEAIIRYSDFERINSQIEDVNAKYKNPRNLCSGSVRQLNNKVTSERNVHFFAFSLVKADNLDFENSRMAQMNWLKSQGFDVVEFREVNSNNIEEAVIWFENRIQDNDFPSDGLVLMFDDIKYGESLGTTAKFPRDSIAFKWRDEIKETKLLEIEWSASRTGLINPIAIFEPVELEGTTVSRASLHNISIMEGLELGIGDMVQVYKANMIIPQISENLTRSGMVDIPKSCPVCGENTEIKQESGVKFLYCPNEECLAKQIKAFTHFVSRDAMNIEGLSEATIEKLISKGLVKEFADIFRLERYKDEIVNMEGLGEKSFNKLILSINKARKTSTIRLLYSLGISNVGLSNAKLICKQFKYDWEQITNAQYEQLIEINGIGDIMAQSYVKFFKDEKKQAIISDLLNELELESVKSSEAELIFENINFVITGSVEQFKNRDELKDVIEERGGKVTGSVTSKTNYLINNDNLSGSSKNKKAKELGIRIITERQFVDWLTNGIVP, from the coding sequence ATGGATGACAAAAATAGCAAAATACAATTGATGAAAGAGAAGATTGAAATATTAAACAAAGCCGCGAAGGCGTATTATCAGGAAAATACTGAAATTATGCCCAATATAGAATACGACAAGCTTTATGATGAATTGTTAGAACTTGAAAAAGAGACTGGAATTGTACTTTCCAACAGTCCATCAATCCATGTAGGATATGAATTGCTGAGTAATTTACCAAAGGAACGGCATGAAAAAGCTATGCTTTCCCTTGATAAAACAAAAGAAGTGAGTACTCTTAAGGAGTGGCTTGGTCAGCAAAAGGGTGTGCTTTCATGGAAGTTAGATGGATTAACCATAGTACTAACTTATGAGGAAGGTAAGCTTGTAAAGGCTGTTACCAGAGGAAATGGTGAGGTCGGTGAGGTAATAACAAACAATGTAAAGGTGTTTACAAACATCCCTCTTAATATTGAGTACAAAGGAAACTTGATATTACGAGGTGAGGCAATAATACGGTATTCTGATTTTGAGAGAATAAATAGTCAGATAGAGGATGTTAATGCAAAATATAAAAACCCTAGAAACCTATGCAGTGGCTCTGTTAGACAGTTGAATAACAAGGTTACTTCTGAGAGAAATGTACACTTTTTTGCATTCTCTTTAGTAAAAGCAGATAATTTAGATTTTGAGAACTCAAGAATGGCACAGATGAATTGGTTGAAAAGTCAAGGGTTTGATGTTGTTGAGTTTAGAGAGGTTAATTCAAATAATATAGAAGAAGCTGTTATATGGTTTGAAAATAGGATTCAAGATAATGACTTTCCTTCTGATGGGTTAGTGCTTATGTTTGATGACATTAAATACGGAGAGAGTTTAGGTACAACAGCAAAATTCCCTAGAGATTCTATTGCTTTTAAGTGGCGTGATGAAATAAAGGAAACAAAGCTGCTTGAAATTGAGTGGAGTGCTTCACGAACAGGTTTAATTAATCCAATAGCAATATTTGAGCCTGTTGAACTTGAGGGAACAACAGTAAGCAGGGCTAGTCTGCATAATATTAGTATTATGGAGGGGCTAGAACTTGGAATTGGGGATATGGTTCAAGTATACAAAGCAAATATGATTATTCCTCAAATATCTGAGAATTTAACCAGAAGCGGTATGGTGGATATACCAAAAAGCTGTCCTGTTTGTGGAGAAAATACTGAAATAAAGCAGGAAAGCGGCGTTAAATTTTTATATTGTCCAAATGAAGAATGTCTTGCTAAGCAGATTAAGGCATTTACTCATTTTGTCAGCAGAGATGCAATGAATATTGAAGGATTATCGGAGGCAACAATAGAGAAGCTTATTTCAAAGGGCTTAGTTAAGGAGTTTGCAGACATATTCCGTTTAGAAAGATACAAAGACGAAATTGTAAATATGGAAGGCCTAGGAGAGAAGTCTTTCAACAAATTAATTTTATCCATTAATAAAGCAAGAAAAACAAGCACAATCAGACTGCTTTACAGCTTGGGAATTTCTAATGTTGGGTTATCAAATGCAAAGCTTATATGTAAGCAATTTAAGTATGACTGGGAGCAAATTACTAATGCTCAGTATGAGCAATTGATTGAGATTAATGGTATAGGTGATATAATGGCTCAGTCCTATGTTAAATTTTTCAAAGATGAAAAAAAGCAGGCCATAATATCAGATTTACTTAATGAATTAGAACTAGAAAGCGTAAAGTCATCAGAAGCAGAGTTGATATTTGAAAATATTAATTTTGTCATAACAGGCTCAGTTGAGCAATTTAAAAACAGAGATGAATTAAAGGATGTAATTGAAGAACGAGGCGGAAAGGTAACAGGCTCTGTCACTTCAAAAACTAATTACTTAATAAATAATGATAATTTGTCAGGTTCATCTAAGAACAAAAAGGCAAAGGAACTAGGAATAAGAATTATTACTGAACGGCAATTTGTTGATTGGCTTACAAATGGCATAGTGCCATAA
- a CDS encoding MarR family transcriptional regulator translates to MNGLVPENAIISLLEIFPKCQKIILNSIDIKHSHLTKTQIFVLFSLIGKPSLNMSQIASYIASSHEQATRAVAPLVTSGYVERFFDENNRKLVLIRLTEIGNNFISFEKEQLIKNLVSKLDKLTKEEKEEFTNAIYTTLNILKKLE, encoded by the coding sequence ATGAACGGATTAGTACCTGAAAATGCGATCATTTCCTTATTGGAAATATTTCCAAAATGTCAGAAAATTATATTAAATTCAATAGACATAAAACATTCTCATCTTACTAAGACTCAGATATTTGTTTTATTTTCACTAATTGGTAAGCCAAGTTTAAATATGTCACAAATAGCTTCTTATATAGCTTCTTCTCATGAACAAGCTACTAGAGCTGTTGCTCCATTGGTAACATCAGGCTATGTTGAGCGATTTTTTGATGAAAATAACAGAAAATTAGTTCTGATTCGATTAACTGAAATAGGTAATAATTTTATTTCCTTTGAAAAAGAGCAGCTTATTAAAAATTTAGTCAGCAAACTAGATAAGCTTACTAAAGAAGAAAAAGAAGAATTTACAAACGCTATTTATACAACTCTGAATATTTTGAAAAAGCTTGAGTAA
- a CDS encoding citrate/2-methylcitrate synthase — translation MNLDAYSASMAEVCKSNCNIDSRLYDEYGVKKGLRDKDGTGVLAGLTTISDIQAYKKVDGKKVPCEGKLTYRGYSVTDIVKDFVSNKRFGFEETTYLLLFGNLPDDNQLEEFKAYMAKCQTLPTNFVRDVVMKAPSKDIMNSLSKSILTLASYDDKSEDLSISNVLRQCMMLISTFPMLAVYGYHAYNHYVRHGSFYIHRPDKSLSTAENILRMLRPDMKYTELEAQVLDIALVLHMEHGGGNNSTFTTHVVTSSGSDTYAVIAAALSSLKGPKHGGANIKVVEMMNDLRKNVSDISDEQEVKSYLERILSKDAFDKKGLIYGMGHAVYSLSDPRATIFKSFVEELAEQKGRDEDFKLYSMVERLAPQVIAKGRKIYKGVSANVDFYSGFVYSMLDIPLELFTPIFAMARIVGWSAHRIEELINVDKIIRPAYTSVIPEREYLPRK, via the coding sequence ATGAACTTAGATGCATATTCAGCTAGTATGGCAGAGGTATGTAAAAGTAATTGTAATATAGATAGCAGATTATATGATGAATATGGTGTAAAAAAGGGACTTAGAGATAAAGATGGAACTGGCGTTTTGGCAGGTTTGACAACAATTTCTGATATACAGGCATATAAAAAAGTTGACGGAAAGAAGGTTCCTTGTGAGGGGAAACTTACATACAGAGGCTATAGTGTTACTGACATAGTTAAAGATTTTGTATCTAATAAGCGTTTTGGATTTGAAGAAACTACATATTTACTTTTGTTTGGAAATCTTCCAGATGATAATCAACTTGAAGAATTCAAGGCTTATATGGCAAAATGCCAGACATTACCAACAAATTTTGTTAGAGATGTTGTAATGAAAGCGCCAAGCAAAGATATTATGAATTCGTTAAGCAAGAGTATACTTACACTTGCATCATACGATGACAAATCAGAAGATTTATCTATTTCCAATGTTTTGAGGCAGTGTATGATGCTTATCAGCACTTTCCCTATGCTGGCTGTATACGGCTATCATGCATATAATCATTATGTTCGCCATGGAAGCTTTTACATTCATAGACCAGATAAGAGTTTGTCTACAGCGGAGAATATTCTACGTATGCTTAGACCTGATATGAAATATACTGAACTAGAGGCTCAAGTTCTTGATATTGCTTTAGTGTTGCATATGGAGCATGGAGGAGGTAATAACTCTACTTTTACAACACATGTTGTAACTTCATCTGGTTCAGATACATATGCAGTTATTGCTGCGGCACTATCTTCATTAAAAGGACCAAAACATGGTGGTGCAAATATCAAAGTTGTTGAAATGATGAATGATTTACGAAAAAATGTTTCAGATATTAGTGATGAGCAGGAAGTAAAAAGCTATTTAGAAAGAATTCTTTCAAAAGATGCTTTTGATAAAAAAGGACTAATATATGGTATGGGTCATGCTGTTTATTCATTATCAGACCCTAGAGCTACGATATTTAAAAGCTTTGTTGAAGAATTAGCAGAGCAAAAAGGTAGAGACGAAGACTTCAAGCTATATTCAATGGTAGAAAGACTTGCTCCGCAGGTTATTGCTAAAGGCAGAAAGATATATAAGGGTGTAAGTGCCAATGTGGATTTTTACAGCGGATTTGTGTATAGTATGCTGGATATACCACTTGAATTGTTTACGCCTATATTTGCAATGGCGAGAATAGTTGGATGGAGTGCTCACCGTATTGAAGAATTAATAAATGTAGACAAGATTATAAGACCGGCTTATACATCTGTTATTCCGGAAAGAGAGTATTTGCCAAGAAAATAA
- a CDS encoding desulfoferrodoxin family protein: protein MKNEPKFLICKHCGNIVTFINESGASLICCGEKMTEVSPNTVDAAVEKHVPVVLVDGNTVTVEVGSVEHPMVPEHFIQWIYLETDKGFQIKYLEPSEKPKAVFTLNGEKLIAAYEYCNLHGLWKKEA, encoded by the coding sequence ATGAAAAATGAACCGAAGTTTTTAATTTGCAAGCATTGTGGAAATATAGTTACATTTATAAATGAATCAGGTGCTTCCCTTATATGTTGTGGGGAAAAAATGACTGAGGTTTCGCCAAACACAGTTGATGCAGCAGTTGAAAAGCATGTTCCTGTAGTGCTTGTGGATGGAAATACTGTTACCGTTGAGGTGGGAAGTGTAGAACATCCTATGGTTCCTGAGCATTTTATTCAATGGATTTATTTAGAAACAGATAAAGGATTCCAAATTAAATATTTAGAACCATCAGAAAAACCAAAGGCAGTATTTACATTAAATGGAGAGAAGCTTATTGCCGCTTACGAATATTGCAACCTTCATGGCTTGTGGAAAAAGGAAGCTTAA